One Anaerolineae bacterium genomic window, TGATGGCCAAACCCTTAAAGGTTTTACACCGAGGCGAGTTGTGCCAGGTGGGCATGCCGGTGTTGGGCGGCTGTGTGGGGCATAATTGTCGCATTGGCTCCGGGCACACCTTTTTCCCGGCGCGCTCGGTAGAATCGGATGTGGTGTTGTTTGCCAGGGAAGGCCGGACCATAATTACCAAAAATATAGCCTATCAAGATAGCGACCATCACGATTATCCTGATTCCGGCCACGTGGTCCGGTATCACGATGACCCTTTGCCCGAAGAACCAGAATTCACTTCAACGCCTGAGCCGGTGACTCAATCGGTCACCTGAACTTGCCTGCGCCAGAGAAGATAAGCTATGGACAATTTTGCCTTTATCATTCATCCGGTTCACCCCAAACGAGACGTGCAGCGTAAGTACCCGTTGTTGGGCAAACTACTGCCGGAACCGGCCATTCACTACTTTTCCCAATTCTTTCCCCCGGTTTATATTTCTCACATTACCGGCATCACCTCCGCAGCCACCGGCAAAGAAATAGAAGGCTGGTTTATTGCCTGTCCCTTTACCCCCAAACAAATGATCTCGCTGCCCCCGGAAACCGTTTACAAAAAGGTGATTGCCACCGGAAAATTGGCCCAAAAACTGGGAGCCAAAATATTGGGGCTGGGCGGGTTCACCTCGGTGGTGGGTGACGCCGGAATAACCATTGCCCAACACCTTGAAATTCCCGTAACCACGGGCGATAGTTACACCATTGCTACCGCCGTGGAAGCCACCCTCAAAGCGGCCCGGCGCATGAACATTGATCCCGCCGGGGCCACGGCGGCGGTGGTGGGCGCCACGGGTTCCATTGGCCGGGTGTGCGCGCAATTGTTGGCCCGCCGGGTGCCGGAAGTGATCCTCATTGGCCGCCGGCTAGATGCCTTAAAGCAGGTGCAAACCCTGGTCGCGGCCCAGAGCCAGGCCCGCGTTAAAGTGAGCACCAACATGCAAGATCTTCAACAAGCCGAGATGGTGCTGACCGTAACCAACGCCATTAAAACCGTTATTGAACCGCACCATCTCAAAAGTGGGGCCGTAGTGTGTGATGTGGCCCGGCCCAGGGATGTGTCGCGCCGGGTGATTGAAGAACGCAACGATGTGCTGGTGGTAGAAGGGGGCATGGTGAGAGTGCCGGGGCCGGTTAATTTTAATTTTGATTTTGGCTTTCCGCCCGGTATGGCCTATGCCTGCATGGCCGAAACCATAACCCTGGCCCTGGCCGGTTGTTATCAAAGTTACACGCTGGGCAAGAATATAAAATTAGAACAGGTAGAAACCATGGCCGCAATGGCCGGTCAACATGGGTTTGAAGTAAGCGGCTTTCGCAGTTTTGAATTGCCGGTAACAGACGAGCAAATTGCCCAGATCAGGCAAAATACGGTGCAAAAACAGGCTCGTTTAAAGTGGGCCAGCTCGTAAATCAATTTTAAATATTTTAGAAAGAGGTAAACAATGGGTAAAGGCCGTATCCTGGTGGTAGAAGACGACATTGATATTTCCAAAATGTTGCGCATCTATTTCGACTCGCAAGGGTATGAGGTGTTGGTGGCCAACCGGGGTAACGATGCCCTGGAGATGTGTCAAACCAAATTGCCCAACGTGGTGGTGTTGGATATCCAGTTGCCGGATATTGACGGTTATGAAATATGTCGCATCTTGCGCAGTAATACCCGCACCAGCTACGTGCCCATTATCTTTCTTACCCAGAAAGATGAGCGTAGCGATAAAATTGCCGGGCTGGAACTGGGCGCCGATGATTACATCACCAAACCGTTTGACATTGAGGAACTCAAATTGCGGGTTGAGGGCGCCATTCGCCGCTCGCAGCGTGAAGCGCTTACCCACCCGGTCACCAATTTGCCGGCCGGCAAACTCATCGAGGAGCAACTCAAAAGAGTAAAAGACTCAACCGAACCCTGGCTTTTCCTTTACTTTGGCATCCGCTATATCAACGCTTTTAAAGAAATAGCCGGCCCTCTCCAGGTTAATGAAGTTTTGGTTTTCCTGGCTGATATTATGCGGGAAGTGGTCAACGAACAAGGCTCCTTAAACGATTTTATCGGCCAGGCGTCTGATAATGATTTTATTGTCATTACCACGCCTGCAAAAGCCTCAACCATTTGTCACATGGTCACCCAACGGTTTAACAAAGAAAGCGATGTCTTTTATCCCTTCCCCATCCGGGAAGCCGGGAAAGTGACCTACGAGGATATTGACGGCCAGGCCCACGAATCACCTTTAATGGAGTTGGCCGTTGGCGCGGTCTCAAGCCAAGATGGCCCATTTGCCGATATTGTGCAAATTACCGAAGACGCGGCAGAAAACCGGCGGCGTAATTCTGGTTGTCCAAAATAGTCTGGTTGGCAGAACCGTTATGGGGGTAGGGTTTTTGACTTAACCGGCAGGCCGCTTTTTTTTGCCCGCTTTATCTCTTTAAATGTAGACAAAGCCCAAGTCTTCAATTGTTCGAACTTTATCAACTTAACCAGTAGGTTTGAAATTGCCACAAGGCTTGTTTTGAATTTGCCGAGGGGGCAATTGTGAGTAGTAATGAATTATCAGCCCGGGTTGATCAATTGAGTCATTTGCCAGGCGATACCAAAAAAACTTTATCAAATTTGGGCGACTCGCCTGAACAGAATACGTCTGCGCCCCCTTCCCCAAAGGCAGATTTAAACCAGGCATTAATCATTGTCAACCAAATTGGCCAAGCCCTGACCACCTCTCTTCACCTGTTAGATACTTCCTCTATTTGCCACGCCGTGCTTGACAGTCCGCAGTTAAAGGAACTATTTCCGTTTGACGCGGCGGAAATATGCCTGTGGGACGATCAAACGGATACGTTGACCGCCAAATTGCGCGTGCCGGAAGACCAGCCCGACCTTCAAGCTTACGACCGCACCTATCAGCCGCACGAAGGTTACACCGGCTGGCTGGCCACCCACCAAGCTCCCCTGCTGATTAACGATACCCGGCAGAACTCTAAAGTTACGCCCAAGATGGGCCTGGATAATTTCCCCTATCGTTCCTTAATGGGCATGCCGCTGAAGGCGGGCCTGAAGTTTTTGGGAACCTTGGAATTGGCCGCTGCGCCGGTTGGGGCTTACAGCCAACAACACTTGATTCTGCTGGAGGTTGTGGCCAATCAAATGGCCATTGCCCTGGACCATGCTCGCCTGTTTTATGCCACCCAGCATAAAGTCTCCGAGTTATCCCTGCTGTTTGATGCCAGCCGCGAGTTGTCGGCCACCCTGTCTTATGATGAACTGCTGCACAGTTTAACCCGGCAAATGATTAAAGCCTTTCCCGCCGACGACTGCGCCATTTTTGAGTTTGACGAAGCAACCAGCGCCTTGAATTTAGTGCATCAATATCGCGATACTGCCCCCGCTACAGCCGCTGTGTTCCCCGGCCTTAGTAAAGAAACCTTTGCCCGCGCCCTGGCCACCATCCCGCTTTGGGAAAATTTGTTAAAAAAACAGGTGCCCCTCATCATTCGCACCGATGACCCCCTGGCTAATTTGGCCGAGGTAGATTTGCTTAAAGAATGTCAATGTGGCACGATGGTGGGCATCCCCTTAACCAGCCGCGATAAAATGACCGGCTTGTTGGCCCTCTTTTCGGTTGATGCCCAGGCTTTCACCGACGATCAAATTCTCCTGGCGCAATCGCTGGCCGGCCAGGCCAACATAATGATGGAAAATGCCCGTCTCTTTAGCCTGACCGACCAGCGGTTACAACGGCGCATTGACGAACTGGCCGGCTTGCAGCGGGTTAGCCGCGAGTTAAACAGCACCCTTGATCTGGACATAATTTTAGATCTGGTTTTGGCCGAGGCCTTGCGGGTGACCCGGGCCGATTTGGGGCAAGTCAATCTATACGACCCCCGGACCGGTAAACTGACGGCGCACAAAGAACAAGGTGGAACTGGCGGCTCTATCCCGCCGGCAAACGAAGCATCACCCGTTGGCCAAAAAATTATGGAACGCGCCCTGGATACGGGGCAGTCAATTTTAATTTCTGATGTACGGGAGAATGAGGATACCCAGGGTTTTGGCGCCCATACCCATTCCCGGGTGGTGGTGCCCATTTACTATGGCAGCGAGCCGGCCGGCGTGATCAACCTGGAAAGCAACCGGCGGCATGGCTTTACCCAAAACCAACTCCGTTACCTGGAGGCGCTATCTAACCAGGCGGCGGTGGCCATTGGCAATGCCCAGGCGTATGAGGAACAGCGGCTTGAACGCGAGCAGGCCGGCCGGCGCATTGACCAACTCTCCCGCCTGGCCGAAATTAGCCATATCTTCCGCACCAACCGGCCCCTGTACGAAGTGCTGGAAGACATTGCCTATGCCATTATTGAGTCCGTAGGCTACCGGGTGGTGCTCATTAGCTTGGTGGCGGACGAGCCGCCCGCGCTTTCTCTTGAGGTGGGAGCCGGTATTCCGATTGCCGAATTTCGGGCGTTTCGCCAGGCAATAGGCCCACAGCCTTTGGCCCATTTGCCAAAAATTATGCTGGCCGACTTTTGCTTGAGCCGGTCTTACTTTATCCCCGTTGAGCGCAAAGAAGTGTGGCAGGGCAAATTGGATATTTCCTACCTGGCCCGGCAAGCCTCCCCTGAAAATATGGTTAAACCGGACAATGGCCTGGCCTGGCAGGCCGGCGATGTTTTATTTGTGCCTTTGACCGATGTGGAAAACAACATCATTGGTTTGCTTACCGTTGAGGACCCCGACTCCGGGTTGCGGCCCGGTATTTCGTCGGTGGAAACGCTGGAAATTTTTGCCAATCATGCGGCCACGGCTATTGAGAATGCCCGCCTGTTTGAGCGCGAGCAGCAGCGCCGCCGGTTGGCCGATACGCTGCGCGGCGTGGCCGAAGCAATTAGTTCCAAGCTTGAGTTTGATGAATTATTGAATATTGTATTGCGCGAACTGGCCAATGTTTTGGCCTACGATATCGCCTCAGTGTATCGGCTGGAAGAGGACCAATTGGTGGCGGTTGGCGGGCGAGCCTGGGAGCACAGCCGGCAGATGTTGGAGATTTCTTTTTCAATGATGGACGTCAACCCCCATCGGCTGGTTATTGAAACGCAAGAGCCGGTGTTGGTTAAGGATGCTCGCCGGCAATATCCCCAGGTTTTTGCCAAACCGCCTTATAATCGGGTAAAAAGTTGGTTGGGCGTTCCCCTCACTTATGGAGCCAATATCTTGGGGTTGATGTCGCTGGGCAGCGCCAAGGCAGACGTTTTTAGCCAGGAAGATGCGGGGGTAGTGTTGGCCTTTGCCAACCAGGTGGCGGTGGCTATGCAAAACGCGCGCCTGTTTGACGAGGCCCGCCAGCAGGTGCGCCAACTGGCGGCGCTGACGGAAGTGGCCCAATCACTGAACCGGGCCTTGGACCTGAACGAAGTATTGAACCTGGTGCTTGACGCCGTTTTTGACCTGGCAGGCTGCGAGCAGGGCACCATTTGGTTGGTGGATAATTATACCAATACGGTTAAAATTGCCAATACCAAAAACATCTCAGATTTTATGGTTGAGCTGGTCAACGAAAGCGCCATCTCGGTCAATTCCGAACCCTTTGCCCCAGTCATCCAGTCCGGCGACGTGCGGGTGGTTGAACGCAGCGTAACCAAAAAAGACGATATTGCTCATTATGGCCTGCCTTTCCCGGATGATGTTACCTACGTGCCCTTAAAAACGGAGCAAGGCGTGATTGGTATTTTGGCCCTGGAAACCGTTATTCACCATAAAAACATGCTCCAGTTGGTCACTACCCTGGCCGACCTGGCCGCCATTGCCATTGACAATACCCGCCTGCTGGAAAACACCCGCCAGCGGGCCAATGAGATGCAACGCCTTTACAATTTGGGGGTTGAAGTAAGCGGCATGCTGGAAGTGCAGCAAGTGATGCATTCCGTGATAGAAACTACTATCACCCTCACCGATACCCAGCTTGGCGTAATTTTGTATTGGGAAGAAGAAACGCAGCAATACCTGGTTGATAGCGCCACCACGGCTGAAAAATTGCGTTCCAAACTCACCTTTGACCGTCTGGAAGCCGCCGCCAACAACAGTGGCACGTCCTTGTGGTATGAGGTCACCCAACAGGTGATGGCCGACGAAGCGCCGGTCAATGTGAATCTGTCGCCCCAGTTAAGCGAGCCATCTGCCTTGAACCATCTGGAGGCGCAACCGCCCCCGGACCTGCCGGCCGAACACGCTCGGGCGTTGGGGGTAAGGGCCATGTTGGGCGTGCCCATCAAGGTGCAAAACCAGGCCAATGGCGCTATTTTTGTGGGCAGCCTTGAAGCGCGAAACTTTAATGATTACGACCTCCAATTGTTGTCGTTTGTGGCCAACCAGGCAGCCGTGGCCATTCGCAACGCTCAACTGGTGCAACGTTTGAATCGGTTTACCGAGGAGTTGGAGCAGCGGGTGGCCCAACGCACCGAAGAACTGGCCCAAACTCTGTTAGACTTAACCGAGGAGCGCGACCGGGTGGAAGCCCTGTACCAGATTACGCGCGAGATTTCGGCCAGCCTGGACCTGGACAGAATATTGACCCAGGCGCTCAGCCTGATCAACCGGGCCGTAGGCATTTCGCACGGTTCCATCCTGCTTACCAGTCAAGAGACAGGCGGCCTGGTTTACCGGGCTGCCCTGGGCCGGGACACGCCCTTACCCAAAGGCGCTGAAGCCCAAACCGAGCTGGATTATATCTTGGCCCAGCAAGTGGTTGGAATGCACCAGCCCCAAATTATTGCCGATTTATCCGCAGAGTTGGAAGCTGAAATCCAACCGAAACCCCTTGAACACGGTTCGGCTATGGCCGTGCCGTTGATTACGGGCGAAGAGGTGGTGGGGGCGTTGTTGCTCTTCCACCCCGACGTTGATTACTTTACCGAGGACCATCTTAAATTGGTTATGGCGGCCACTTCGCAAGTGGCCACCGCCATAAATAATGCAGAGTTGTATCGGCTGATCACGGACCAGGCCGACCGTTTGGGCGTGATGCTCCGGCTGCAAGCGTCGGAAGCGGCTAAAAACGAGGCTATTTTGCGGGGTATTACCGACGGCGTGCTGGTGCTGGATGCCAGCCGCAACATTGTGCTACTCAATCCCAAAGCGGCTGAAATCTTGGAGATTGACCCTACCGTCGCCGAAAATCAACCACTCGGCCAGATTTTAGGGCAGTCCGCCTCGGCGGCAGCCCTGGAATTGACGCAGCGTTTTTATGACAACCTGCTCAAAGCGCTGGACGAACTACAAGCCGGCCGGCCCTCGGCCGAGTTTCGCCTGGATGTTGAGCAAAAAGCAGTGGTTGTCACCCTGGCCCCGGTAGCCCTGGGCGGCGAAGAACGGCCCAGTATTGTTACCGTATTGCGCGACATCAGCAAAGAAGCAGAAATTGAGCGCATGAAAAACGAATTTATCTCTACCGTTTCCCATGAATTGCGCACTCCGCTCACTTCAATTAAGGGCTATGCTGATTTGCTGGTTTCCTCTAACGCTGCCGCCCGGCTGGGCGAACTCAATCCGATGCAGCGCCGTTTTGTAGAGGTTATTCAATCCAATACCAATCGCCTGGCTCACCTGGTGAATGATATTCTGGAAATTTCTCGCATTGAAACCGGCCGGGTTAAGCTGGACCTGGAGGCCCTGGACCTGGTCAGTCTTATCCAGGAGGTCGCTATTTCCTTTGAAGGACAACTCGTGCAAAAACCGATGAACTTTTCTTTGGATGTGCCCGATTCCTTGCCCCCGGTGTATGCCGATAAAGCCAGGGTGGTGCAGATATTGGTCAACCTGATTGGTAACGCCTGGCGTTATACTCCCGCAGGCAAAGACATTATTGTGCGCGCCCAGGTTAAAGACGACCGGTTTGTGCAGATAGATGTGGAAGACACCGGCATTGGCATTGTGGAAAAAGACCTGGCGTACATTTTTGAGCGGTTTTATCGTTCTGAGCGGGGAGAAGTGGAGATGGTGGATGGCACCGGCCTGGGCCTGTCCATTACCAAAAGTTTTGTGGAGATGTTGGGCGGCAAAATTTGGGTGGAAAGCCAGGTGGATGTTGGTTCTACCTTCAGCTTTACCTTGCCCCTGGAAGCGGCCAGGGATATTTTGGCCGCAGAGGCCGCCCAACCTGACCAGGCGCAGGTATTGCTAATTGAAGACGACCCGGCGGTGGTACAGATGTTGAAGCCCCGTTTGGAAGAAAAAGGTTACTGGGTAGTGGTCAAAAGCAAAGGACCGGCTGCTTTAGAATTTGCCCGTAACTCAAGCCAAACCTTGAGGGTGATAATGTTAGATATTCTTTTGCCGGAAACCAATGGGTTTGAGTTACTAACGCAGTTCAAAAAAAACAAAGCCACCGCCGATATTCCTATTTTTTTAACGGCCTTGTTTGTAAATCAAGAGGATCAGGCTTTGGGTTTGGAGATTATTGATTACATTTCAACCTCTTATGCCGAAACCCAAATATCGGAAATTGTGGGGCTGGCCCTCAACCACTCCAAAACCTTACAGGCCGACAACGGCCAGGAAGTTTTACCCCAGGACCACGTGTTGATTGTGAACGATAACACCGAAACGGCCAGTTGGCTCAAAGAAACACTCCATAATTGCGGCTGTTTTGTGCAGCGAGCCTTTAACAGCCAGCAGGCCATAGATATAGCCGCCAGTAAACCCGATTTGATTTTGGCCGATGCCAACATGCCCGGCATTGAGGGCGGAACACTTATTGCCCAACTTCGCCGTACGCCCGAAACAAAAGAGATACCCATTATTGCCATTACCGAGAGCGCGGCGCCGGACGATACGCTGAAAATATGGCCCATCGGGGGCCGGTTTTTTACGGCAGATACTTTGGTTGCAGAAATTATGCAAATTGAGCATAATTCTAAGCGTGATAAGTAGTTTGTTTGGGGGTCAGCATGAACCTTCGCTTGGCGCTGATGATATAGGATGCAGCGAATAAATGATTCAGGGGATGATAATTGATTAACCATTGGCAATTAATCATTCACCATTCACAATTTTTTGGGGAGTAAACGTGCCGTATGAGCAGTCCCTTAATCCTGGTAGCTGAAGATGAAAAGGATATAAGAGAATTAGTTGTTTTTTCTTTGCAAATCAGCGGTTTTAATGTGGTTGAAGCGCCCAACGGCGAGGAAGCCGTTAAAAAGGCGGTTGAAGTAGAACCGGATCTAATTTTGATGGACGTGCGCATGCCCAAAATGACCGGGTATGAAGCCTGCAAGGCCTTGAAAGAACATGAAAGTACCAGCGATATTCCCGTTGTGTTTTTATCGGCCAAGGGGCAAGAAGCGGAAATCAACGCCGGCCTGGAATTGGGCGCGGTGGAGTATTTGCTCAAACCCTTTGCCCCGGATGAGTTATCGGCCAAAGTCAACCAGATTTTAACCAAACATGGCAAAATGTAACTGACCCGTTATATTGTTAAAGATGAGCGCCGTTGTAATTGATGGTAGAATTGTACATTATGAAGCCTTTGGGCGGGGCTGGCCCCTGTTGTTTTTGCATGGCTGGCTAGGCTCGTGGCGTTACTGGATGTCTACCATGGAAGCAATGTCGGACAAACATCGCACTTACGCCCTGGATTTGTGGGGTTTTGGCGATTCCGATAAAACCGGTTCCCGTTATAGTGTGCCGGATTACGTGGCTTTGATTGATAATTTTGTAGAAAATATGGGTATCCGCGAAGCCCCCATTATTGGCCATGCCCTGGGGGCCACCGTGGCCCTGGAATATGCGGTGCGCTATCCAGACCGGGTCAAAAAGATTATGGCCGTTAGCCTGCCCATAGGGGCCGAAAGTATCAATCGCAATTTGGTTGATTTTGCCAACAATTCGGTGATGGCCAAAATGCGCTGGTGGCGACAGATTACCTACAAGGAAGTGCAAACCGAAGCCGAAAAAGCCGGCCAGGAAGCCGTGAGCGTTAGCCTTCAGTCGGCGGCCCAAACCGATATTCCCAGCCGAATTCAGAGCATTGGCCAATTCAAAGATTCAATGCTGCTGGTTGTTTACGGCGAAAAAGATGATCTGATTGATCCGGCTCCCAGCCGGGAACTGGACGGCCAATGGGACAACGTGCGGCCCATCGGCCTATCAGAATCAAAACATTTTCCCATGCTGGATGAAGCGGCCAAATTCACCCGCCTGCTCAAAGATTTTCTTGACGTGCAAGACGATTTATCTGTTTTGGAATTAAAAGAGGAGTGGCGTCGCCGCACGCGCTGATTTTTAGCCTGACTCAGCGAATTGACCAAATTATGGTATAATCAACTTACTACAATATTGGGAGGTTATCTGATGCCAGCAGATCGTCCAATGTCTAATGCAACCGTTCGGGTGTTATTGGATGCAGTAGAGGAAGTAATGGGAGAAAACGGCACCAAAGCGGTGTTAAATGCCGGAGGCTTAAAGGACCTGATTGACAATTATCCCCCCAAAGACCTGGAAATGGCTCGCCAATTTTCTGAGTATGGGGCCATCCAACAAGCGGTGGAAGATTTTTATGGGCCGCGAGGCGCGCGCGCAATGCTGCTGCGCATTGGCCGGGCCACCTTTCGTTTTGGCTTAAAAGACCAGCCCGCCATTTTGGGACTGGCCGGCATTGCCTTAAAAGCTATCCCCGAACAGAAACGAATGAAACTGATCCTGGAAAGAATGGCCTCCGCCGCCACCGACCGGATCAATCAACCCAGCCACGTGCGCGAGGAAGACGACGCCTTTTATTACATCCAGGATGAATGTCCCTGCCGCTGGCGGCCCCAACACGATAGGCCCTGTTGTTACGTGAGTGTGGGGGCCATTATGGAAGCTATGGCCTGGACCACGGGCAAGGTCTACAAGGTAGAAGAAGTAGCTTGTATTGCTAACGGAGCTTCTAACTGTGTTTACCGCATTCCCAAAGAATCTGCTGAAGAGGAGTAGACTTTTTGGTCGGAGATCACAACAGGCCCCGGCAACCGCCGGGGCCTGTTTTTTGTTGAAGGTATTTGGTCTACATTGGCTGCAAGGGGTTAGGCATAAACAAGAGAAAGAACAAAATAATGGTTAGATAAGCCACTAATTTCCGGGTAGGCCCCAACTCTACCAAATCATTGAGCGGGGGAGGATGGCCCGTGCCGATGATAAAGAAAATCAGCATAGCCCACACAAACCAGCCCGACCACCAAAAAATCCCGGCCACAAACATGGCCGTCACCAAAATCATACCCAACCAGCGAGCCTTTTCCCCTAACAGACAGTAGATGAGGTGGCCTCCATCTAATTGACCCACCGGCATGAGGTTCATGGCGGTCACAAATAACCCAAACCAGGCGGCAAAAGCAATTGAGTTGAGAATAATATCGTTTCCGCCGCCGGCCGGGATCAGGCCGGTTAGCAACAGCGCAAATTCTTGCCAGAAGGGTAGATGGGCATACTGCTCAAAATTTGGCAATAATTGGCCGTGCAGCAAGTATTTGACCAACAGATAAAAAACAGAATTTCCCTCCAGGAGAGACATTTCCCCCCGGGTTATTTCCCTTAGCGGTGAAGTAGCCACGCCCCAGAAAATCAGGGGAATGGCAAAAATCAGGCCGCCCAACGGGCCGGCCAGGCCAATGTCAAACAACTCTTTTTTGGTTTTGAACGGGCTGCGCAGTTGAATAAACGCCCCCAAGGTGCCCACCGGTGAAATAATCGGCAGCGGAATAAAATAGGGCAGGGTCACCGCTACCCGGTGATGGCGGGCCGCAAAGTAATGGCCAAATTCGTGGGCCAACAAAATAACCATCATGGTCAACATCATGGGCAAGCCGCTTAACCATTGGGGTAGGGTGGTGGGGAAGCATTGGCATTCATAACTGGCCCCGGTGAGCAGCACCGACAGGATGGTGGCAATGGCCAGGGCCAGGTTAACCCACGGATTACTTGGTTGGGGGGTGACAACGCCAGGCCGGGCGATGAGGGCAATTTGGCCCTTGTAGCGTCGCAGCAGGGGGGTGTAGTCGTGCGCTAACCAGCGTTCGGCCACCAGGTCATAAACCGCTTCGCTGTCTTGCCGCAGCAGGCTGCCCATAAAAAAGATGACGCCCGTTGGCCGGGCCGGCGCAGCCTCACGCGAGCCATGGACTGGGCGTCGCCAGGGCCATAGGCCCATTTCTTGGGGAAGTTGGGGGGGGATTTCAACCCGGTCAACTTGAAAAACGTCTTCAATCTCGGCCCTTAATTTGCTCACTAAAGCGCCGTCTAACATAATATTTTGGTGGGAGTGGTTGGTCATGCTTTGTCCTGTGGG contains:
- a CDS encoding site-2 protease family protein; translated protein: MTNHSHQNIMLDGALVSKLRAEIEDVFQVDRVEIPPQLPQEMGLWPWRRPVHGSREAAPARPTGVIFFMGSLLRQDSEAVYDLVAERWLAHDYTPLLRRYKGQIALIARPGVVTPQPSNPWVNLALAIATILSVLLTGASYECQCFPTTLPQWLSGLPMMLTMMVILLAHEFGHYFAARHHRVAVTLPYFIPLPIISPVGTLGAFIQLRSPFKTKKELFDIGLAGPLGGLIFAIPLIFWGVATSPLREITRGEMSLLEGNSVFYLLVKYLLHGQLLPNFEQYAHLPFWQEFALLLTGLIPAGGGNDIILNSIAFAAWFGLFVTAMNLMPVGQLDGGHLIYCLLGEKARWLGMILVTAMFVAGIFWWSGWFVWAMLIFFIIGTGHPPPLNDLVELGPTRKLVAYLTIILFFLLFMPNPLQPM